One window from the genome of Phycisphaerales bacterium encodes:
- a CDS encoding efflux transporter outer membrane subunit produces MVALPACTVGPDYNAPETPVSTEWSGPAEQLSHAQSGSLSTWWDQFDDPVLTELIVRAASANKDLQRAVARIDEARALAGVARGAHYPQVDAFATYDRLRESERTAGAVPSSDAVDNYAFGLDASWEIDVFGRIRRSVEASRAEWDASIEDYRAVSIALFAEVATTYFEVRTLEERLGVAQRNVKIQYDSLDIARARFEAELVSELDVIQARVLLAETESTVPALIEAAARAKNRLSVLLGDQPGSLNPVLAQSSGIPEPPEQLLISTPAEVIRQRPDIRRSERELAAQTARVGVATAELYPRFSISGSFGFESESFGSDLFTGDARAFSVGPRVRLPIFNSRRLRNLVDAEDARSRQALMAYEQAVLTGLEEATSAIEGLVREREREVFLRQSVDAASESAALSDELYRAGLSDYQRVLEAQRALFDSEDALITSEGRQAANVAELYRSFGGGWALADQRLAKEESQK; encoded by the coding sequence GTGGTCGCACTACCGGCCTGCACGGTCGGCCCGGACTACAACGCCCCAGAGACCCCCGTGTCCACCGAGTGGAGCGGTCCGGCTGAACAGCTCTCACACGCCCAGAGCGGCTCCCTCTCCACGTGGTGGGACCAGTTTGATGACCCAGTCCTGACCGAATTGATCGTACGGGCCGCGTCGGCTAACAAGGACCTCCAGCGTGCCGTCGCCCGCATCGACGAGGCACGGGCGCTCGCCGGCGTGGCACGTGGTGCGCATTACCCGCAGGTAGACGCCTTCGCAACGTACGACCGTCTTCGAGAGAGCGAAAGGACCGCCGGGGCCGTCCCGAGCAGCGATGCAGTCGACAACTACGCCTTCGGGCTCGACGCCTCGTGGGAGATCGACGTGTTCGGCCGCATCCGGCGATCGGTGGAGGCGTCTCGAGCGGAGTGGGATGCATCGATCGAAGACTACCGCGCGGTGTCCATCGCTCTCTTCGCCGAGGTCGCGACCACGTACTTCGAAGTCCGAACCCTCGAAGAGCGCCTGGGCGTCGCCCAGAGAAACGTGAAGATCCAATACGATTCACTGGACATCGCGCGTGCACGCTTCGAGGCCGAGCTCGTGTCCGAGCTGGACGTCATACAGGCCCGTGTCCTGCTCGCCGAAACCGAATCGACCGTCCCTGCACTGATCGAAGCTGCCGCCCGGGCGAAGAACCGGCTCAGTGTGCTGCTGGGTGACCAGCCGGGCTCTCTGAATCCCGTCCTCGCGCAGTCCTCAGGGATTCCTGAGCCGCCCGAGCAGCTGCTGATCTCGACACCCGCGGAAGTTATCCGCCAGCGACCGGACATTCGCCGCTCGGAGCGTGAACTCGCGGCACAGACTGCTCGCGTCGGAGTGGCGACGGCCGAGCTGTACCCTCGATTCTCGATCTCCGGCAGCTTCGGTTTCGAGTCTGAGAGCTTCGGGAGCGACTTGTTCACTGGAGACGCGCGAGCGTTCAGCGTTGGTCCCCGAGTGCGACTGCCCATCTTCAATTCGCGTCGACTTCGAAACCTGGTCGACGCCGAAGACGCGCGGTCTCGTCAGGCTCTGATGGCGTACGAGCAGGCAGTTCTGACCGGGCTCGAGGAAGCCACGAGCGCGATCGAGGGTCTGGTGCGCGAGCGTGAGCGAGAAGTCTTCCTGCGACAGTCGGTCGACGCCGCCTCGGAGTCCGCGGCTCTCTCAGACGAGCTCTATCGCGCGGGACTCTCCGACTACCAGCGCGTCCTCGAAGCCCAGCGAGCGCTGTTCGACTCGGAAGACGCGTTGATCACGAGTGAGGGCCGCCAGGCCGCCAATGTGGCCGAGCTGTACCGCTCGTTCGGGGGAGGCTGGGCGCTCGCCGACCAACGCCTCGCGAAAGAGGAGTCCCAGAAATGA
- a CDS encoding PAS domain-containing protein: protein MAESDRPSGPGRSTDDDLYRSFAANIPGIAYRATLSTEAGLLLVEGDSKPICGLPVEHFRIGGLQAMLDIVLEEDRQQLLDALERSARTGDSITLEYRIRHADGSIRWVSDSMRPIHDDSDTFLYHDGIVLDVTERRATEEKLDSQRQLLENIIANIPVFVFWKDRACRYLGCNQLVADIAGLDSPAGLVGRDDFDDVMPWTAEQARAFHRDDVEVMESGQTRINVEESQTQADGTTAHLLTSKVPLRGENGEVSGLLGLSFDITERRRTEERLDLAIRAANEGLWDWNLITDEVFFNDTTFSMLGYERGDVEHTLDSWRSLVHQDDLAHALTAIQQHLDGLTPSYRCEIRVRASDGSWRWILDVGEVTDRDSSGRPVRMIGVHIDVTELRAARERAEAADRAKSEFLSNMSHELRTPLNGVLGYAQLLLRDANMTGEQRRSMSAIQSCGQHLLTLINDVLDLARIESGKLRIEMEDTDLQKLLTSVRDVLAQRATEKDIALCLDVSPEVPRGVSTDATKLRQVLVNLAGNAIKFTSGGSVTLRVSEPAIGTLRFEVEDTGVGMTPQELDRVFEAFAQADAGKHAGGTGLGLAISRNIVAALGGEIEATSEPGIGSRFRFDIPLREVELDLSSPAPAGLDDQTSIAVPAGRVLRVLVADDRPENRDIVEQMLALPGIEVTSVDNGQAAVEQAEVLWPDVVLMDVRMPVMNGIDATRAIRGKNALSQIKIIAISASVFENQRRQIQDAGCDGFLGKPLQAAELYGTLAELCDLELTTDQPLAGTSSEPQPPLSADLSARHGARLASLASVGDVSAIEAFAGELAAASDPERALAERIAGHLAEFDLDALRLLAEQLSATEQP from the coding sequence ATGGCTGAATCTGACCGGCCGTCAGGTCCCGGGCGGAGCACGGACGATGACCTGTACCGAAGCTTCGCCGCCAACATCCCGGGCATCGCGTACCGGGCGACGCTTTCAACGGAAGCAGGCCTGCTGCTCGTCGAAGGAGATAGCAAGCCGATCTGTGGGCTGCCCGTGGAGCACTTTCGGATCGGTGGCCTCCAGGCGATGCTCGACATCGTCCTTGAAGAAGACCGGCAGCAGTTGCTCGATGCCCTGGAGCGATCCGCACGGACGGGCGACTCGATCACCCTCGAGTACCGGATCAGGCACGCTGACGGCTCCATTCGCTGGGTGTCCGACTCCATGCGACCGATCCACGACGACTCGGACACCTTCCTCTACCACGATGGAATCGTCCTTGACGTGACGGAACGCCGCGCGACCGAAGAGAAGCTCGACAGCCAACGCCAGCTGCTCGAGAACATCATCGCCAACATCCCGGTCTTCGTGTTCTGGAAGGACCGGGCCTGCAGGTACCTCGGGTGCAACCAGCTCGTCGCTGACATCGCCGGCCTGGACTCGCCTGCCGGCCTCGTCGGAAGGGACGACTTCGACGACGTCATGCCTTGGACGGCAGAGCAGGCCCGTGCGTTCCACAGAGACGACGTCGAGGTGATGGAGTCCGGCCAGACCCGGATCAACGTCGAGGAATCGCAGACGCAAGCCGACGGCACCACCGCCCACCTGCTCACCAGCAAGGTCCCGCTTCGTGGGGAGAACGGAGAGGTTTCCGGCTTGCTCGGCCTCTCTTTCGACATCACGGAACGGCGAAGAACGGAGGAGCGCCTCGACCTCGCCATCCGCGCCGCCAACGAGGGCCTCTGGGACTGGAATTTGATCACCGACGAAGTCTTCTTTAACGACACGACATTCTCGATGCTCGGCTACGAGCGGGGCGACGTTGAGCACACGCTGGACTCGTGGAGGAGCCTGGTGCACCAGGACGATCTCGCCCATGCACTCACAGCGATCCAGCAGCACCTTGATGGTCTCACGCCCAGCTACCGATGCGAGATCCGTGTTCGAGCATCTGATGGCTCGTGGCGGTGGATTCTCGATGTCGGTGAGGTGACCGACCGGGACAGTTCAGGGCGGCCGGTCCGCATGATCGGTGTGCACATCGATGTCACCGAGCTTCGCGCGGCCCGAGAGCGTGCCGAGGCTGCAGACCGGGCCAAGAGCGAGTTCCTCTCGAACATGAGCCACGAATTGCGGACGCCATTGAACGGTGTGCTCGGCTACGCCCAACTCCTCTTGCGCGACGCCAACATGACCGGCGAGCAGCGTCGGAGCATGTCGGCGATCCAGAGTTGTGGACAACACTTGCTCACCCTGATCAATGACGTGCTCGACCTCGCCAGGATCGAGAGCGGCAAGCTCAGAATCGAGATGGAGGACACCGACCTCCAGAAGCTGCTTACGAGCGTCAGAGACGTCCTTGCCCAGCGAGCCACCGAGAAGGACATCGCTCTCTGCCTTGACGTTTCGCCCGAGGTGCCACGCGGCGTCTCGACGGACGCGACCAAGCTGCGCCAAGTGCTCGTGAATCTCGCCGGGAATGCCATCAAGTTCACAAGCGGGGGTTCCGTCACGCTTCGCGTCTCCGAGCCAGCCATCGGGACGCTTCGTTTCGAGGTCGAGGACACCGGTGTCGGCATGACGCCGCAAGAGCTTGACCGGGTCTTCGAGGCGTTCGCTCAGGCCGATGCTGGCAAGCACGCCGGGGGAACTGGTCTCGGGTTGGCAATCTCCAGGAACATCGTCGCGGCGTTGGGCGGAGAGATCGAAGCAACGAGCGAGCCGGGCATCGGGTCACGCTTCCGGTTCGATATCCCGCTCCGCGAAGTCGAGCTCGACCTGAGCTCGCCCGCCCCGGCCGGACTGGACGATCAGACCTCGATCGCCGTACCGGCCGGACGGGTGCTGCGGGTCCTTGTCGCGGACGACCGCCCTGAGAACCGAGACATCGTTGAACAGATGCTCGCGCTCCCGGGCATCGAGGTGACTTCAGTGGACAACGGTCAGGCGGCCGTTGAGCAGGCGGAAGTCCTGTGGCCCGATGTGGTTCTCATGGATGTCCGAATGCCGGTCATGAACGGCATCGATGCGACGCGTGCTATTCGTGGCAAGAACGCCCTCTCGCAGATCAAGATCATCGCGATATCAGCGAGCGTCTTCGAGAACCAGCGGCGGCAGATCCAGGACGCGGGCTGCGATGGGTTCCTCGGCAAGCCCCTGCAGGCCGCGGAGCTGTACGGGACCCTTGCGGAGCTGTGTGACCTTGAGCTGACCACAGACCAGCCGTTGGCTGGTACCTCCTCCGAACCTCAACCGCCCCTATCCGCCGATCTTTCGGCACGTCACGGCGCCCGCCTGGCGTCTCTGGCGTCCGTTGGCGATGTCTCCGCGATCGAGGCGTTTGCCGGGGAACTGGCCGCGGCCTCCGATCCCGAGCGTGCGCTCGCCGAGCGCATCGCCGGACATCTAGCAGAGTTTGACCTTGACGCACTCCGACTCCTGGCCGAGCAACTCTCAGCAACGGAGCAGCCATGA
- a CDS encoding potassium channel family protein, with product MLALIVSGVLTLRGTGKHIVIASLLGAVGVGSHAIFATLTHQADAPRAELVSACTSVPFFTYVAWHSLRYASKHARLTDDRLLAAASAYLLLGLAWSGVHAFFTLIDSSSYASPGGSELDWGELIYFSYITLTTLGYGDVTPRTEPAQAAATIEAISGVFFLGFLVARMLAIPQGDEAARTVSDHPSEVTP from the coding sequence ATGCTCGCTCTCATCGTGTCGGGCGTGCTGACGCTCCGCGGCACGGGCAAGCACATCGTCATCGCATCGCTGCTCGGTGCCGTCGGCGTGGGCTCCCATGCGATCTTCGCCACCCTCACCCACCAGGCTGACGCCCCGCGTGCCGAGCTCGTGTCGGCGTGTACCAGCGTCCCGTTCTTCACGTATGTCGCGTGGCACTCGTTGCGGTATGCCTCGAAGCACGCACGCCTCACCGATGATCGGCTCCTCGCGGCGGCGTCCGCATACCTGCTCCTCGGCCTTGCGTGGAGCGGCGTGCATGCGTTCTTCACGCTCATCGACTCGTCGTCGTATGCATCGCCCGGTGGAAGCGAACTCGACTGGGGCGAGCTCATCTACTTCAGCTACATCACGCTCACAACCCTCGGGTACGGCGACGTCACGCCGAGAACCGAGCCGGCCCAGGCCGCCGCCACCATCGAGGCGATCTCCGGCGTGTTCTTTCTTGGCTTCCTCGTCGCCCGCATGCTCGCCATACCCCAGGGCGACGAAGCGGCACGCACCGTTTCTGACCATCCCTCGGAGGTGACGCCGTGA
- a CDS encoding amidohydrolase family protein translates to MVTVDGEHARIIDKTDVLSQNGIFAAIGQSGTIAASDAVLEVEATGMFLIAGLADAHVHFDFSEVAADAQSQFVREPNDILCRLYVAHGVTFVRSMWGTPSIVELRDQLNAGTRIGPSMITTGPLLTQASAIPTRMLGSIDDIRPILEEHTRFGYDALKIHSSPEAAGCTLLVDQAAQLGIPVYGHVPFTLGLQEALDLPGLQTVEHVVTFCGASVRDGSPAQGARWPQMMELYNDQDEEKQRFWAARARESGKWICPTLTTSLTEGMLLDEFDDYLDEFDDDLVTASTIEYWRQSLGGEKTMYVRSNIDLRGLYEAPRAIVAALIDADARIIAGTDTPARPGIAGRSLHLELAEYVELGMTPAQALSAATVDVARALDQEQVMGRIAVGLRADAVLLRGNPLEDIANLSEIEGVLLRGEWLDRDALDALLEEARSLVQAANDSG, encoded by the coding sequence GTGGTCACCGTCGACGGCGAGCACGCGCGGATCATCGACAAGACCGATGTACTCTCCCAGAATGGCATCTTTGCTGCGATCGGGCAGTCTGGCACGATCGCAGCTTCAGATGCCGTCCTGGAGGTCGAAGCGACGGGCATGTTCCTCATCGCTGGCCTTGCCGATGCCCACGTGCACTTCGATTTCTCTGAGGTTGCAGCGGACGCTCAGTCACAGTTCGTGCGCGAGCCAAACGATATTCTCTGTCGGCTCTACGTTGCGCATGGAGTCACGTTCGTCCGTTCGATGTGGGGTACGCCGAGCATCGTCGAACTACGCGATCAGCTGAACGCCGGAACACGCATCGGGCCATCGATGATCACGACCGGGCCACTCCTCACGCAGGCTTCCGCCATCCCGACTCGGATGCTCGGCAGTATCGACGATATCCGCCCGATACTCGAAGAACACACTCGCTTCGGATACGACGCACTGAAGATCCATTCGAGTCCTGAGGCGGCAGGATGTACGTTGCTCGTTGATCAAGCCGCGCAGTTAGGCATCCCCGTCTACGGTCACGTTCCATTTACGCTTGGTCTTCAGGAAGCACTGGATCTACCGGGTCTGCAAACGGTGGAACACGTCGTCACGTTCTGCGGCGCGAGCGTGCGAGACGGTTCACCCGCACAGGGCGCCCGGTGGCCGCAAATGATGGAACTCTACAACGACCAGGACGAAGAGAAGCAGCGCTTCTGGGCGGCACGAGCGCGTGAATCCGGGAAGTGGATCTGCCCGACGCTGACAACGAGTCTGACCGAGGGAATGCTCCTCGATGAGTTTGATGACTACCTTGACGAATTCGACGACGACCTCGTGACGGCCTCGACGATCGAGTACTGGCGTCAATCCCTAGGCGGCGAAAAGACGATGTATGTGCGATCCAACATTGATCTTCGTGGTTTGTACGAGGCGCCTCGGGCGATCGTCGCAGCCTTGATCGACGCCGACGCTCGCATCATTGCCGGCACGGATACGCCGGCCCGGCCTGGCATCGCTGGCCGCTCCCTGCACCTGGAACTGGCAGAGTACGTCGAACTCGGCATGACACCCGCCCAGGCCCTTTCGGCCGCGACGGTCGACGTCGCCAGGGCCCTTGATCAAGAGCAAGTGATGGGCCGGATCGCGGTCGGACTGCGAGCCGACGCGGTACTCCTCAGGGGCAACCCGCTTGAGGACATCGCCAATCTGTCTGAGATCGAGGGCGTGTTGCTCAGGGGCGAGTGGCTCGACCGAGATGCGCTGGATGCGCTCCTCGAAGAAGCAAGATCGCTCGTGCAGGCAGCGAACGACTCGGGATGA
- a CDS encoding alpha/beta hydrolase has translation MKYLRILPVLIAAVLLGSGCSSRQYLMPTPTVIAEGAHDPFALTTAAEQRSTTPVFVVSGREPSGRTSPARFYSNDRSRVLRLGRAELEIGAGLTWPELVDASRDPRRSTGTRIEFSSFEEYGLLWASVPPPDLGFTRDWTAPDSSREPASAFAEAINDQLLSTGSDDAYIFVHGFNTDYTKNLGIAAEIWHYSGRRGAMLSFAWPSEHSLFEYQADKANAAYATRQFRELLRFLVEHTEIGRINIVAHSAGNPIVVEAMRDLRLMHYQADQVSLQSATRIGRVVLAAPDMDLLRAINATLDGFDECAESVVMYASTRDTALSLSSMIFSDTRLGASVKRLSPEEQRALRSVQSFEAVDVSRAQKKHSTFLGHSYYHQNPWVSSDIGLYLTLGLTASERGLERDEKTGFWVFPPDYESRLQEHELGARSAQRENHHEQAH, from the coding sequence ATGAAGTATCTCCGCATCCTGCCCGTGCTGATCGCTGCTGTGCTGCTTGGGAGCGGCTGTTCTTCGAGGCAGTACCTGATGCCCACGCCCACCGTGATCGCCGAGGGCGCACACGATCCGTTCGCACTCACCACGGCAGCTGAGCAGCGGTCGACAACCCCCGTCTTTGTCGTGAGCGGGCGCGAACCATCCGGGCGAACGAGCCCGGCACGGTTCTACTCCAACGATCGAAGCCGCGTGCTCAGACTCGGTCGAGCCGAGCTCGAGATCGGCGCTGGTCTGACCTGGCCGGAACTGGTCGACGCGTCCCGGGACCCCCGACGCAGCACCGGTACTCGGATCGAGTTCTCGAGCTTCGAGGAATACGGCCTGCTCTGGGCGAGCGTTCCGCCCCCCGACCTGGGATTCACTCGCGACTGGACCGCGCCCGACAGCAGCCGCGAGCCCGCATCGGCGTTCGCCGAGGCGATCAACGACCAGCTCCTGTCCACTGGGAGCGACGATGCCTACATCTTCGTCCACGGGTTCAACACCGACTACACCAAGAACCTCGGCATCGCGGCCGAGATCTGGCATTATTCCGGACGCCGAGGCGCCATGCTGAGCTTCGCCTGGCCGTCCGAGCACAGCCTGTTCGAGTACCAGGCGGACAAGGCGAACGCGGCCTACGCGACACGGCAGTTCCGCGAGTTGCTGCGCTTCCTCGTCGAGCACACCGAGATCGGCCGCATCAACATCGTTGCCCACAGCGCGGGGAACCCGATCGTTGTTGAGGCGATGCGAGACCTGCGGCTCATGCACTACCAGGCCGATCAGGTATCGCTGCAATCCGCGACGCGGATCGGCCGGGTCGTGCTCGCGGCGCCGGACATGGACCTCCTCCGGGCGATCAACGCGACCCTGGACGGGTTCGACGAGTGCGCCGAGTCGGTCGTCATGTACGCCAGCACCCGAGACACGGCGCTGAGTCTGTCCTCCATGATCTTCAGCGACACACGCCTGGGCGCATCCGTGAAGCGGCTCTCGCCCGAAGAGCAGCGGGCGCTCCGCAGCGTGCAGTCCTTCGAGGCGGTCGATGTGTCCAGGGCACAGAAGAAGCACAGCACGTTCCTCGGGCACAGCTACTACCACCAGAACCCGTGGGTGAGCTCCGACATTGGGCTCTACCTGACGCTGGGGCTGACTGCCAGCGAGCGAGGACTCGAACGCGATGAAAAGACGGGCTTCTGGGTGTTCCCGCCTGACTACGAGTCCCGACTCCAGGAACACGAACTCGGGGCACGCTCCGCCCAACGCGAGAACCATCATGAACAGGCACACTAA
- a CDS encoding SpoIIE family protein phosphatase — protein sequence MSTPENAVSTVLLVDDNATNLQVLFKTLQPSGHRLLAAKSGEEAVKTATQITPDLILLDIMMPPGMDGYETLKRLKSEAALADVPVIFLSSLDATESKVKGLELGAVDYISKPFEAAEVTARVDTHLKLRRLQAEITQRNEQLAQANNRMKSDLEAAGRVQQALLPRSLPDCDGYDFGWAYRPCDELGGDALDIFKINDDTVGFYLLDVSGHGVPASLLAVTATRSLQPRPDRSSIVLEPGWDPGSAKVVPPGEVIRRLNVMNPMDDDRNPHFITMIYGLLQLSSGSIRYACAGHPGPIVVPSDGAPRIVDGGSPPVGLMADAEFEELELRLKPGDRIYIHSDGLNEQRDGRGQELGRERLRDALASVGDGAMTSADLAIGRVDSWSGAEEIGDDLSIVALFRATR from the coding sequence ATGAGCACACCAGAGAATGCCGTATCCACCGTTCTGTTGGTGGACGACAACGCCACCAACCTCCAGGTGCTCTTCAAGACGCTGCAACCCAGCGGTCACCGATTGCTCGCCGCAAAGAGCGGTGAGGAGGCCGTAAAGACCGCTACGCAGATAACCCCAGACCTCATCCTGCTCGACATCATGATGCCGCCGGGGATGGACGGGTACGAGACACTCAAGAGACTGAAGTCAGAAGCTGCGCTCGCTGATGTGCCCGTGATCTTCCTCTCGTCCCTCGACGCAACCGAGAGCAAGGTGAAAGGGCTTGAGCTTGGTGCTGTTGACTACATCTCGAAGCCGTTCGAGGCGGCGGAGGTCACCGCGCGTGTCGACACACACCTGAAGCTCAGGCGACTGCAAGCCGAGATCACGCAGCGGAACGAACAGCTCGCCCAAGCCAACAACCGCATGAAGTCGGACCTTGAGGCCGCGGGCCGGGTGCAGCAGGCGCTCCTCCCGCGCTCACTGCCTGATTGCGACGGCTACGACTTCGGATGGGCATACCGACCCTGCGACGAACTCGGCGGCGACGCCCTGGACATCTTCAAGATCAACGACGACACCGTGGGCTTCTACCTGCTCGACGTGAGCGGGCACGGCGTCCCCGCTTCACTGCTGGCGGTGACCGCGACACGCAGCCTTCAGCCCAGGCCCGACCGCTCATCGATCGTGCTGGAACCGGGGTGGGACCCGGGGTCGGCGAAGGTCGTGCCTCCGGGCGAGGTCATCCGCCGGCTGAACGTCATGAACCCGATGGACGACGACCGGAATCCGCACTTCATCACGATGATCTACGGGCTGCTCCAGTTGTCGTCCGGCTCCATCCGGTACGCCTGCGCCGGCCACCCCGGACCGATTGTCGTTCCGAGCGATGGCGCACCGCGGATCGTCGACGGGGGCTCACCGCCGGTCGGGCTCATGGCGGACGCCGAGTTTGAGGAACTGGAACTCCGGCTCAAGCCGGGGGACCGCATCTACATTCACTCGGACGGCCTGAACGAGCAGCGCGACGGCCGCGGACAGGAACTCGGGCGCGAGCGATTGCGGGATGCTCTGGCTTCAGTCGGCGACGGAGCCATGACGTCGGCAGACTTAGCCATCGGCCGCGTTGATTCATGGTCGGGTGCCGAGGAGATCGGGGACGACCTTTCCATCGTGGCACTGTTCCGTGCGACTCGGTGA